The Euphorbia lathyris chromosome 2, ddEupLath1.1, whole genome shotgun sequence genome includes a window with the following:
- the LOC136219099 gene encoding uncharacterized protein isoform X1, which yields MEAPSFVSKARTAFHSAAAKAERVFTDIKSDFTSDHQEDSAKQSPKESTNESDDESPKNDCESKINNEGRHLRWKPAHIKTKQEWQDRFKNIRIGKKGAENHSEKVENSTMAAPFYDENLYILNMKNDAEAKGSQVSFIVEKLNTTDPDSIPPTSVMKQLAIAIDAGKKHRSMKDLLASSGSSSPIMERASMSLAAVKSLVLRDKEDKIASEFDGDDEKVMSLIQSLFDSEGKFLRRNIGSGSEALSLTKEIHGAPLESLLVKLSEVIGSFKTLRKMALLWFKIVAELRMLWSEELHIPGIPLDDLPDLNSCLLYQQLQVINCCITRKRHHALSTEALETVMRDASSSPQRSAISDSPGHVLYAKMSDGELALRLGADRPADNLTMLETGEPVYSPITQEGPLLTEDLIKENEEFVLRTGSVGAGCSQLLSDMQAFKAANPGCILEDFVRWHSPPDWTESDEANEFFDGSDSSSIRGQLSSRMQKEGNLWRELWETAKAIPAVKQAPLYDEDLAVEGILHDLEDLPPSELFGQLFLSLLGLGFVMAHAKLSSNNYLSKLFNDCKDYIVFTCQGRCWTEKVDDLCQVYETVEKLILNPEEVLKQTEETTTTAGEFKRRLKKLSLNFGSKDKNLKKSSTDQKCGDSSPAQQFASFFDGKSSLFSKKPPKPENTPVDDKTYCSEDNGWTIVQP from the exons ACCGATATTAAATCCGACTTTACTTCCGATCATCAAG AAGATTCTGCTAAGCAATCACCCAAAGAATCCACAAACGAATCAGACGACGAGTCTCCGAAAAATGACTGCGAGTCAAAG ATTAACAACGAAGGTAGGCATTTGAGGTGGAAACCTGCCCATATAAAGACAAAGCAAGAGTGGCAAGATAGGTTCAAGAACATTAGAATAGGAAAGAAAGGAGCTGAAAATCATTCTGAGAAAGTTGAAAATTCAACCATGGCTGCTCCTTTCTATGATGAAAACTTGTACATACTCAACATGAAAAATGATGCTGAGGCAAAG GGTTCACAAGTGTCCTTTAtagttgaaaaattaaatacaaCCGACCCAGATAGCATTCCTCCAACATCTGTCATGAAGCAATTGGCCATAGCTATAGA CGCTGGGAAGAAGCACAGGTCAATGAAAGATCTATTGGCATCATCAGGAAGCTCTTCACCTATTATGGAGAGAGCAAGCATGAGCCTTGCTGCAGTAAAATCATTAGTGCTTCGTGACAAGGAGGATAAGATTGCTTCTGAATTTGATGGTGATGATGAGAAAGTTATGTCCTTGATCCAATCACTGTTTGATTCAG AGGGAAAGTTTTTGAGAAGGAACATCGGCTCTGGTTCTGAAGCATTATCTTTGACAAAAGAAATTCATGGTGCTCCTCTTGAGAGCTTGCTTGTTAAGCTATCTGAAGTAATTGGAAGTTTCAAAACCCTGAGGAAAATGGCTTTATTGTGGTTTAAAATTGTGGCTGAA CTGAGAATGCTTTGGTCTGAAGAGCTACATATACCTGGAATCCCTCTGGATGATCTTCCAGATCTGAATTCTTGTCTTCTATATCAGCAACTACAGGTTATCAATTGCTGCATTACCAGGAAAAGGCATCACGCTCTTTCCACTGAAGCACTAGAAACTGTAATGAGGGATGCCAGTTCATCTCCTCAAAGGTCTGCTATTTCGGATTCTCCAGGCCATGTCTTGTATGCGAAAATGAGTGATGGGGAACTTGCCCTCCGATTAGGTGCTGATCGGCCTGCTGACAATTTAACCATGTTGGAAACTGGTGAACCTGTATACTCACCAATTACGCAG GAAGGGCCTCTGCTTACTGAGGATCTTATCAAAGAAAATGAGGAGTTTGTACTTCGAACTGGAAG TGTTGGTGCTGGGTGTTCTCAACTTCTTTCTGATATGCAGGCCTTCAAG GCTGCAAATCCTGGATGTATATTGGAAGATTTTGTAAGATGGCACTCTCCACCTGACTGGACTGAAAGTGATGAAGCTAATGAGTTCTTTGATGGAAGTGATTCGTCTTCAATAAGAGGTCAACTAAGTAGTCGAATGCAAAAGGAAG GCAACTTGTGGCGTGAATTGTGGGAAACAGCCAAGGCAATACCAGCAGTTAAACAAGCTCCTCTGTATGATGAGGATTTGGCTGT TGAAGGGATTCTACATGACTTGGAGGACCTTCCACCTTCTGAGTTGTTTGGACAACTCTTCCTTTCTTTG CTTGGTTTAGGATTTGTAATGGCTCATGCGAAACTTTCCAGCAACAATTATTTGTCAAAGCTGTTTAATGACTGCAAAGACTACATTGTTTTCACTTGTCAAGGAAGATGCTGGACTGAGAAAGTAGATGATCTCTGCCAG GTGTATGAAACAGTAGAGAAATTAATACTTAATCCAGAGGAAGTCCTAAAACAGACAGAAGAAACAACAACCACGGCTGGCGAATTCAAACGGAGATTGAAGAAGCTTAGCCTGAACTTTGGCAGCAAGGATAAAAACCTGAAAAAGTCATCAACAGATCAGAAATGTGGAGATAGCTCTCCTGCCCAACAGTTTGCTAGTTTTTTTGATGGCAAGTCATCCTTGTTTTCGAAAAAACCACCAAAGCCTGAGAATACACCGGTGGACGATAAAACGTACTGTTCAGAAGACAATGGTTGGACAATTGTCCAGCCATAA
- the LOC136219099 gene encoding uncharacterized protein isoform X2 produces the protein MEAPSFVSKARTAFHSAAAKAERVFTDIKSDFTSDHQDSAKQSPKESTNESDDESPKNDCESKINNEGRHLRWKPAHIKTKQEWQDRFKNIRIGKKGAENHSEKVENSTMAAPFYDENLYILNMKNDAEAKGSQVSFIVEKLNTTDPDSIPPTSVMKQLAIAIDAGKKHRSMKDLLASSGSSSPIMERASMSLAAVKSLVLRDKEDKIASEFDGDDEKVMSLIQSLFDSEGKFLRRNIGSGSEALSLTKEIHGAPLESLLVKLSEVIGSFKTLRKMALLWFKIVAELRMLWSEELHIPGIPLDDLPDLNSCLLYQQLQVINCCITRKRHHALSTEALETVMRDASSSPQRSAISDSPGHVLYAKMSDGELALRLGADRPADNLTMLETGEPVYSPITQEGPLLTEDLIKENEEFVLRTGSVGAGCSQLLSDMQAFKAANPGCILEDFVRWHSPPDWTESDEANEFFDGSDSSSIRGQLSSRMQKEGNLWRELWETAKAIPAVKQAPLYDEDLAVEGILHDLEDLPPSELFGQLFLSLLGLGFVMAHAKLSSNNYLSKLFNDCKDYIVFTCQGRCWTEKVDDLCQVYETVEKLILNPEEVLKQTEETTTTAGEFKRRLKKLSLNFGSKDKNLKKSSTDQKCGDSSPAQQFASFFDGKSSLFSKKPPKPENTPVDDKTYCSEDNGWTIVQP, from the exons ACCGATATTAAATCCGACTTTACTTCCGATCATCAAG ATTCTGCTAAGCAATCACCCAAAGAATCCACAAACGAATCAGACGACGAGTCTCCGAAAAATGACTGCGAGTCAAAG ATTAACAACGAAGGTAGGCATTTGAGGTGGAAACCTGCCCATATAAAGACAAAGCAAGAGTGGCAAGATAGGTTCAAGAACATTAGAATAGGAAAGAAAGGAGCTGAAAATCATTCTGAGAAAGTTGAAAATTCAACCATGGCTGCTCCTTTCTATGATGAAAACTTGTACATACTCAACATGAAAAATGATGCTGAGGCAAAG GGTTCACAAGTGTCCTTTAtagttgaaaaattaaatacaaCCGACCCAGATAGCATTCCTCCAACATCTGTCATGAAGCAATTGGCCATAGCTATAGA CGCTGGGAAGAAGCACAGGTCAATGAAAGATCTATTGGCATCATCAGGAAGCTCTTCACCTATTATGGAGAGAGCAAGCATGAGCCTTGCTGCAGTAAAATCATTAGTGCTTCGTGACAAGGAGGATAAGATTGCTTCTGAATTTGATGGTGATGATGAGAAAGTTATGTCCTTGATCCAATCACTGTTTGATTCAG AGGGAAAGTTTTTGAGAAGGAACATCGGCTCTGGTTCTGAAGCATTATCTTTGACAAAAGAAATTCATGGTGCTCCTCTTGAGAGCTTGCTTGTTAAGCTATCTGAAGTAATTGGAAGTTTCAAAACCCTGAGGAAAATGGCTTTATTGTGGTTTAAAATTGTGGCTGAA CTGAGAATGCTTTGGTCTGAAGAGCTACATATACCTGGAATCCCTCTGGATGATCTTCCAGATCTGAATTCTTGTCTTCTATATCAGCAACTACAGGTTATCAATTGCTGCATTACCAGGAAAAGGCATCACGCTCTTTCCACTGAAGCACTAGAAACTGTAATGAGGGATGCCAGTTCATCTCCTCAAAGGTCTGCTATTTCGGATTCTCCAGGCCATGTCTTGTATGCGAAAATGAGTGATGGGGAACTTGCCCTCCGATTAGGTGCTGATCGGCCTGCTGACAATTTAACCATGTTGGAAACTGGTGAACCTGTATACTCACCAATTACGCAG GAAGGGCCTCTGCTTACTGAGGATCTTATCAAAGAAAATGAGGAGTTTGTACTTCGAACTGGAAG TGTTGGTGCTGGGTGTTCTCAACTTCTTTCTGATATGCAGGCCTTCAAG GCTGCAAATCCTGGATGTATATTGGAAGATTTTGTAAGATGGCACTCTCCACCTGACTGGACTGAAAGTGATGAAGCTAATGAGTTCTTTGATGGAAGTGATTCGTCTTCAATAAGAGGTCAACTAAGTAGTCGAATGCAAAAGGAAG GCAACTTGTGGCGTGAATTGTGGGAAACAGCCAAGGCAATACCAGCAGTTAAACAAGCTCCTCTGTATGATGAGGATTTGGCTGT TGAAGGGATTCTACATGACTTGGAGGACCTTCCACCTTCTGAGTTGTTTGGACAACTCTTCCTTTCTTTG CTTGGTTTAGGATTTGTAATGGCTCATGCGAAACTTTCCAGCAACAATTATTTGTCAAAGCTGTTTAATGACTGCAAAGACTACATTGTTTTCACTTGTCAAGGAAGATGCTGGACTGAGAAAGTAGATGATCTCTGCCAG GTGTATGAAACAGTAGAGAAATTAATACTTAATCCAGAGGAAGTCCTAAAACAGACAGAAGAAACAACAACCACGGCTGGCGAATTCAAACGGAGATTGAAGAAGCTTAGCCTGAACTTTGGCAGCAAGGATAAAAACCTGAAAAAGTCATCAACAGATCAGAAATGTGGAGATAGCTCTCCTGCCCAACAGTTTGCTAGTTTTTTTGATGGCAAGTCATCCTTGTTTTCGAAAAAACCACCAAAGCCTGAGAATACACCGGTGGACGATAAAACGTACTGTTCAGAAGACAATGGTTGGACAATTGTCCAGCCATAA